ttgaaaattcatccCGTTATTCTTACCGTAATCTTTTGGTAAGATATCTGAATAGTGGTCGAAGAGTAAGCGAGATgtgtttgaaataaaattcccTGATCCAGAGAATCCATTAGACATCGGGTCTAGGAACTTAGAGAATTCTTGGGTAACATGTCGTTGGGCATACAATCACTTCCTTCatccttcaaaaccctcaactcgCTATagctaaaaagattagtacagggaagcagagatcgaatccacagagacggatgtgtaagaaaacatgttcaaagaccTGGAAgctatttttggctgctgccacgcaatttttgagattgagctttaattcctagactgggtaaatgaaataattcacTCTAACAACTAAATCTAGGCAGGGACATGCATAATGACTAAAAGTATCTGAAATGACTACTTGACTGGGTAAACAACTTCCTAAGTTAACCTAGACACGGGAAAAGAGAAACGTAGGGACCATTTCCTAAAACGGCATAGTACGACTGAAAAAAGCTGCAAATTAACTAACctaaggactaactaacagcgacatcatcttctctaatttttttcacgAAACAACCGgtgaaaaaacagagcaaacaaAGATCGAAGCAGGGCTGACGAAATTAAACCGATGGACACAAAGAACGACTAAAACTAACACAGATGCATGACTACTTGACGAGCCATGTAAGTAAATagaattcaaaacatcataacCATGCAAATGCGAACAAATCTATACGCCGGatgcttcatccactccggatccaagccatccacaacaatcaaacacCATTTCTATCTCCGATCTTCACAGATTCAACtagattcaaccgatcaaccACAATCTCCAAGCaattcaaactccaaactcaaatcaaccaacaatatccaccaaagcaaataaataaaaggacAATATCATAACCgaaaccaaaatagaaatatccATAGCAAAATGCGAAGTGTCTAGCGAAACAATAACAAAGCATAACCGAGCTTCGAACATCGAAGACTCGGGGAAATAGGGAATGTAAAGCGAAAAGCAGTAaggattgtatcttcgcctccgtAGAGACAGTGTTACACCACAACTAGATCCGAAAGAGAACTCCCCAGAATGAATCCCCTCAAGTGTGTGtagaaaagtagaaaactaagctaagagccgaaaatgaaaagagagagatatatCCTTCATGTTTAtcgcgtgctcttatttatagtggataGAGCTTCTAAACTGTTCCTGTGATTCTCATTTTGCCTTCCAATCAGATGCTCCTCAGTCTAGTAACTTCTCCTTCTTCCGCTCATTTTTCCCGCCAGCTTCTTCCTCCAGGCAatcttcgtcttcttcctgGAGCTAGcgatttctctacacacctggcttataaaacCCTGTTAGACCcagaaaatcacaaaatttatccctataaccaatgcatgaaattagtctCCTATTGTACCTGGATTTcgatattttcaatatattccAAATACGATAAAGacagtatttaattattttttcccgCCCGTAGCTTCACTTGCaactatgataaaatgaaaatggggTTTAttgttaaaacttaaaagataaaaaaaaaaagagtatattttaaattttcattttatttcgtGAATTGTTGTGATAATTACTTCGTCGATTTTGAGATTCGTCGAGCTTCCGAATCAAAATATAGTTCTaacgaaaactaaaaacatcgTTAATTTGATGAGGAAAATCGAAAATAGTtttgatatatcgaaataAGTAGTACACTAGTCCATTTTACAAATCATTTCCAATAATTAAGTGTTAAACTCAAGTCTAAAGTTAGGCTATCATTGTTGGAGCATGACATAAGCTAAAATTGGATGGAAAAATACCAATACTTGTTTTTGGATGAAATAGACTGCCTTCAATTGTAGAGATGTTTATTATTCGATTAATCCACGAAATTCCTTCAAAAGCGATGGAATCCTATATGAATTTCATCTACCAGAGTCTTGCACATCACCCTGGCTAGATTGAGACCTCAAGTCCCttccatattattatttctctaatttttgCATTGCACTATAATTCCTATAACCCTGCAGGCTTCATCCAGATCCAACTATTAAattgcactattcacaactACAACCTATTTTACTCGTAAAATAGAACACGTTAACAATTAAAACAcggaaaattcattgttcaatcgaaaataaaaaattacaaaccctataaattaaaaattacaaacctTAGAATATAAAAGTTACAATTCCTAGAAAATACAGTGAGAAATTGGTTAAAATGTTGAAcaaatagtatataaataggCAAAATTTCGAAGAAAAAAAACGAATTGGGGGTTCGGGTCTGGCCCGAACACCCCATAACCTAGGCCGGACCCCCGACCAGGTCCGTCCCGGGAGTCTCCAACGTCAGGCCGGACGGCAACCAGGCACGGCCCAGCTCCATCCCCTCTCTCCTCCAACGCGCAGGCCGCGGGTTGGGACCCAGGTGCGGTCTGGCCCGTCTACGTTAATGATGCTCtaaggagtaataaataatagtcCCTCTATCCCAAACAATAcacatatttctatttttagtaatttttttctctctatcattcaaacacatttttctctctccaattaaatatgcaactCTCTCTTCCATTAATACTTGTTCTCTTTCTAATTAACCACCTAAAATGTGCCGACTaagaaatatgtcattttagttgggacgaatgaagtactactactattctaATTACTCATTCTGGAGATGTCAGTGTAGCCCGGAATTCGTAGGCTAACATGAATATCACACTCACTTTTGAAGGTTAGCGTTGCAAATTTCTAActcaataaaattactatatgaTTAACCCGCAATCCGATGGGTTGGCCTGGTAGGTTAGACCTACCCCGAAACTCAATATTTATGGTTAGGATTGAATACTTataatccaataaaaatcacaacccAATTAATCTATACCTAAATAGAATGGACTCTAAAACCTGCTGGACTGACCCGATTAACAtctctttatttattcaatctaCTAGTATCTCCCTAGAATGCATAAAGCAAACATACAAGGCAAACCGTACTCCTAAAGTAggattaatttatattttgtacaaAATCTTTGTATTGATAATTTATGCAAGACAGATTTCAACTCTTGTCACTCTATCAATAATTCAACCTCAAAATTTATGCGTTTATTCACTCTTATAGCTCGAATATTGGGTGGACAGtcatagcaaaaaaaaaaaaaaagagccTAGTAAGCGGGAATGGATACATAATTTTACAGAAAGAAAGGGGAAGGGATTAGCCGAAGAGAAAAGGGTATTGCAATAAGTGAGGTGGAGGGTTAATGATGtggtattttaattaattaaactaaaatgttATTGATTGCCACCTGGATTTTAATTTGCCAcgttggttttgattttttgtcgttgaaaaatcaaaataacccaaagttcatttatttatatttaaaaaattgagttcaatgaaaaaatagaaaatattgcAAATTCGTGTAATTACATGTAAATAACCTTAACATGTTTCTCTATTTAAGACCGGGTCTCCTAATAAGCCGAACTTAATTAAGGCCCTTAATATAAATTCGATCCACGAAGAGTTAATATTGTAGgtgtagtagtattattaagAGTTCAACTAAAAATGTGTCTTcaacatatgaccattttacgattttggtcctaaactttatcttttgaattttttggtcctccatatttcaaatcggatcacaattggtcctggACTAACTattccgttagtttttaacggtcaacgggttcatcccgattttgaccaaattagactgttaattatgattttttactacctaattattttcttaattattttaatacatattcatttaaaatgtgcaataaataatatgaaaaaatcattataaaaaatgataagtaTCAATATAATCCGTTACAAGATTGGCAATTACCAAACTGCCCCTTCTGAAAACCCAGACTCCGACATGCGCACATGGAGGAGGGCGgcgccaccaccacctccgccGCAGGCCACAAGAAATTGTGAATCGATTCCGACTCGGCCGACGAAGACGAGTTGAAAGAAGCACTCTTCATATACTTAGCCTGCGAAGGCAGCCCAATCGACAGCTCCAAATCCACATCGCCGCCGCTTTCTTCCCGCTGCTGTGGCAGCGCTTGAGACTCCTCCGTCGTGGTGCTGTTGCAATTCGTGTCGTGCGCCGACGAAGAGTTATACTTTGACGACGGTGCCACCGGAGGAGCAGGAGGAGGAGCCGAATTTCTGAAATCCAATTGAGTTATCGCGGCGGCGGTGGCAGAATTGAGAGGGCGGTGCGTTTGTGGATTGAGAGGGCggatttttataattatttctatttcatttgattttttcatattaaataatttatgattttatttataaaaaataattttgcttattaaataataaaaaattgcttAAGTTGGTCAAAACTGTGACTAAAATCGTTGACCGTTAAATACTAACGAAATTGTTAacggaggaccaattgtgatccgatttgaaatgtgcaggaacaaaaaattcaaatggtaaagtttaggaccaaaatcgtaaaatgaccatatattcaggaccagttttggcctttactctattATTAATTGCCCGCGATCCATGTTATAAATATGacgttttaattaaatattgaatattactactgcataatatattcatctcaactaagttgagttgTAAATAccttttgggatgtcccaattaagttgagtcatatttctttttttgagaaaaaaaaaatcatcctatcactcttactttattttatcacctactttactctctctttaactatcctactttattcttctttcctatttttcaatacaattttttaatctttgtacCTAAAAgttgactcaacttaattaagatggaaggagtattagaTAATGATTTTTCAAGTTTCTCAAGAGGATATGATCATCAACTGGGGATCACCTCTACTATTTCCCGTAAGCTAATTATCATCACACAACGtatccatcccataaaaatatgaacatttgaGATTGCATAGAAATTAATACACAATTtgtaaaagaagaataagagagatataaataaaaagtatataTCCGTTAGTTTAGTTGTCACTTGATTTACTATATCTTTTCAATATATTGTTAGGATATACTTTCCTAACAATATATTGTTAGGATATTGATTTACTTTCCTATGATTTCATTGTATCCCCactattatatactcctcaCTTTctatcatattaattaattaatgaaataacatatttt
The genomic region above belongs to Salvia hispanica cultivar TCC Black 2014 chromosome 3, UniMelb_Shisp_WGS_1.0, whole genome shotgun sequence and contains:
- the LOC125210203 gene encoding myb-related protein 330-like translates to MLESMRADLEIARSNEIEIIIKIRPLNPQTHRPLNSATAAAITQLDFRNSAPPPAPPVAPSSKYNSSSAHDTNCNSTTTEESQALPQQREESGGDVDLELSIGLPSQAKYMKSASFNSSSSAESESIHNFLWPAAEVVVAPPSSMCACRSLGFQKGQFGNCQSCNGLY